CGACTTCGGGCGGCCCAAGCGGACGCTGCTGGCCGTGCTGATCGACCGCGGCGGGCGCGAGCTTCCCATCCAGGCGGACGTGGTCGGCGAGCGCGTGGAGGTTCCCGAGGGCGGGCGGGTGGAGGTGATGGTGCCGGAGATCGACGGCACCCTGGGCGTGGACCTGGTGGAGGCCGGGGCCTGATGGCGCAGGAGCTGGTCAACCCGGTGCTGGGAAAGGACCTGATCGGGCTCGAGGAGCTGACCCGCGAGCAGATCACCGCCATCCTCGACACCGCCGAGACCTTCAAGGAGATCAGCGAGCGGCCGGTGCGGAAGGTCCCCTATCTCCGCGGCCGCACGGTGGTGAACGCCTTCTTCGAGAACTCCACCCGCACGCGCGTTTCCTTCGAGTTCGCCGAGAAGCGGATGGGCGCCGACACCGTCTCCATCTCCACCACCGGCAGCTCGGTGCAGAAGGGCGAGACGCTGGTGGACACCGCCCGCAACCTGGAGGCGATGCGGATCGACATGGTGGTCATCCGCCACGCGTCGAGCGGCGCGGCGCGGTTCCTGGCCGAGCGCATCGAGTCCAGCGTGATCAACGCGGGCGACGGGAAGCACGAGCACCCCACGCAGGGGCTGCTGGACCTGCTCACCATCCGCGACCACCGCGGCCCGCTGGAGGGGCTGAAGGTGTGCATCTGCGGCGACGTGCTGCACTCGCGCGTGGCCCGCTCCAACATCCACGGGCTGAAGCGCCTGGGCGCCGAGGTGGCCGTCTGCGGGCCGATGACGCTGATGCCGCCCGACGTGGGCGACCTGGGCGTGCGCTGGTTCAACCGCATCGAGGCCGCCATCGAGTGGGCCGACGTGCTGAACGTCCTGCGCCTGCAGCTGGAGCGGATGAAGGCGGGGTTCATCCCCAGCCTGCGCGAGTACAACCGCGTCTTCGGCGTCACCCGCGCCCGCGTGGAGGCGGCGCCGCGCGACCTTCTCATCCTGCACCCCGGGCCCATGAACCGCGGCGTGGAGATCGACAGCGACGTGGCGGACGGGCCGCATTCCGTCATCCTCCAGCAGGTGACCAACGGCGTGGCCGTGCGCATGGCCGTCCTCTACCTCCTCTCCGGCGGCCCCGCGACCGAGGGAGGCGACGCGTGAGCCGCCTGCTGATCCGCGGCGGCCGCGTGGTCGATCCGTCGCAGGGAATCGACGCCGTCCTGGACGTCCTCATCGACGGCGGGAAGATCGCCCGCGTGGGCGAGGGGATCGAGTCGTCGGACGCGGAGACGATGGACGCGTCCGGGCTCGTGGTCGCGCCGGGCCTGATCGACGTGCACGTGCACCTGCGCGAGCCGGGGGGCGAGCACAAGGAGACGATCGCGAGCGGGGCGCGGGCGGCGGCCGCCGGCGGCTTCACGGCCGTGGTGGCGATGCCGAACACCGATCCGCCGATCGACTCCCCCGCGACGGTCGGCTACGTGAAGGCGGCGGGGCTCCGGGCCGGCGGCGCGCGCGTCTTCCCCTCCGGCTGCA
The DNA window shown above is from Longimicrobium sp. and carries:
- a CDS encoding aspartate carbamoyltransferase catalytic subunit translates to MAQELVNPVLGKDLIGLEELTREQITAILDTAETFKEISERPVRKVPYLRGRTVVNAFFENSTRTRVSFEFAEKRMGADTVSISTTGSSVQKGETLVDTARNLEAMRIDMVVIRHASSGAARFLAERIESSVINAGDGKHEHPTQGLLDLLTIRDHRGPLEGLKVCICGDVLHSRVARSNIHGLKRLGAEVAVCGPMTLMPPDVGDLGVRWFNRIEAAIEWADVLNVLRLQLERMKAGFIPSLREYNRVFGVTRARVEAAPRDLLILHPGPMNRGVEIDSDVADGPHSVILQQVTNGVAVRMAVLYLLSGGPATEGGDA